A single window of Rhizobium indicum DNA harbors:
- a CDS encoding F0F1 ATP synthase subunit epsilon, translated as MADNFNFELVSPERLLLSEMVTEVVIPATEGEMTVMANHAPTMTTIKPGVVSVRSASGKKQDYVVFGGFADILPTGCTLLAESAVPVEELHKDELTRRIEAARKELEHAELHEHKSKLEHFIMELTHLRGVVQQD; from the coding sequence ATGGCTGACAATTTCAACTTTGAGCTCGTTTCGCCGGAGCGTCTGCTGCTGTCGGAGATGGTGACCGAGGTCGTCATCCCCGCGACTGAAGGCGAGATGACGGTCATGGCAAACCATGCGCCGACGATGACGACGATCAAGCCGGGTGTCGTGAGCGTGCGTTCTGCCTCCGGCAAGAAGCAGGACTACGTCGTGTTCGGCGGTTTTGCCGATATCCTGCCGACCGGCTGCACATTGCTCGCCGAATCCGCAGTTCCGGTCGAGGAACTCCACAAGGACGAACTGACGCGCCGCATCGAGGCCGCCCGTAAGGAACTCGAACATGCCGAGCTGCACGAGCACAAGTCGAAGCTCGAACACTTCATCATGGAACTGACGCACCTGCGCGGCGTCGTTCAACAGGATTGA
- a CDS encoding ArsR/SmtB family transcription factor: MPLPKPEPGMSGQELHKLAGKAHEASDLLKALAHPTRLLILCILTNEERTVGEIESILGIQQAMVSQQLARLRLEGLVHTRRQGRLVYYSIGNVSVLAFLESVFDLFPAAENS, translated from the coding sequence ATGCCTTTGCCCAAACCCGAGCCGGGGATGTCCGGCCAGGAATTGCACAAACTCGCTGGAAAAGCCCATGAAGCGAGCGATCTGCTGAAAGCGCTAGCGCACCCGACCCGACTTCTGATCCTCTGCATATTGACGAACGAGGAGCGCACGGTGGGTGAGATCGAAAGTATCCTCGGCATCCAGCAGGCAATGGTTTCGCAGCAGCTGGCGCGGTTAAGGCTCGAAGGCCTGGTCCATACGCGCCGCCAGGGCAGGCTGGTCTATTACAGCATCGGCAATGTCAGCGTGCTTGCCTTCCTCGAATCGGTGTTCGATCTTTTCCCGGCTGCAGAAAACAGCTAG
- the atpD gene encoding F0F1 ATP synthase subunit beta produces the protein MAEAATPKIGSVGRVTQVIGAVVDVAFEGELPKILNALETSNNGNRLVLEVAQHLGENVVRTIAMDSSEGLVRGQEVADTGAPIMVPVGNETLGRIMNVIGEPVDEAGPLVTAHKRSIHQEAPSYVEQSTESQILVTGIKVVDLLAPYARGGKIGLFGGAGVGKTVLIMELINNVAKAHGGYSVFAGVGERTREGNDLYHEMIESNVNKHGGGEGSKAALVYGQMNEPPGARARVALTGLTVAEHFRDQGQDVLFFVDNIFRFTQAGSEVSALLGRIPSAVGYQPTLATDMGQMQERITTTTTGSITSVQAIYVPADDLTDPAPATSFAHLDATTVLSRSIAEKGIYPAVDPLDSTSRMLDPLVVGEEHYDVARKVQSTLQRYKALQDIIAILGMDELSEEDKIAVARARKIERFLSQPFFVAEVFTGSPGKLVALEDTIKGFKGLVNGEYDHLPEAAFYMVGSMEEAVEKAKKLAAA, from the coding sequence ATGGCTGAGGCAGCTACCCCCAAGATCGGCTCTGTCGGCAGAGTCACCCAGGTTATCGGCGCCGTCGTCGACGTTGCATTCGAAGGCGAACTGCCGAAGATCCTGAACGCGCTGGAAACCAGCAACAACGGCAACCGCCTGGTTCTCGAAGTTGCGCAGCACCTTGGCGAAAACGTCGTCCGTACCATCGCGATGGACTCGAGCGAAGGTCTCGTTCGCGGCCAGGAAGTCGCCGATACCGGCGCTCCGATCATGGTTCCGGTCGGCAACGAGACGCTCGGCCGCATCATGAACGTCATCGGTGAGCCGGTCGACGAAGCCGGTCCGCTGGTCACCGCTCACAAGCGCTCCATCCACCAAGAGGCGCCGTCCTATGTCGAGCAGTCGACGGAATCGCAGATTCTGGTGACCGGCATCAAGGTCGTCGATCTTCTGGCTCCCTATGCGCGCGGCGGCAAGATCGGCCTCTTCGGCGGCGCCGGCGTCGGCAAGACCGTTCTGATCATGGAATTGATCAACAACGTCGCCAAGGCGCATGGTGGTTATTCGGTTTTCGCAGGCGTCGGTGAACGCACCCGCGAAGGCAACGACCTCTACCATGAAATGATCGAATCGAACGTCAACAAGCATGGCGGCGGCGAGGGCTCGAAGGCGGCGCTGGTTTACGGTCAGATGAACGAACCGCCGGGCGCCCGCGCCCGCGTTGCTCTGACCGGCCTGACGGTCGCCGAACACTTCCGCGACCAGGGCCAGGACGTTCTGTTCTTCGTCGACAACATCTTCCGCTTCACGCAGGCAGGTTCCGAAGTGTCGGCTCTGCTCGGCCGCATCCCGTCGGCCGTCGGCTATCAACCGACGCTCGCAACCGACATGGGCCAGATGCAGGAGCGCATCACCACGACGACGACCGGCTCGATCACCTCGGTTCAGGCCATCTACGTTCCGGCCGACGACTTGACCGACCCGGCGCCGGCAACCTCGTTCGCTCACCTTGACGCAACGACGGTTCTGTCGCGCTCGATCGCTGAAAAGGGCATCTACCCGGCGGTCGATCCGCTCGACTCCACGTCGCGCATGCTCGATCCGCTGGTCGTCGGTGAAGAACATTACGACGTCGCCCGTAAGGTCCAGTCGACGCTGCAGCGCTACAAGGCCCTGCAGGACATCATCGCGATCCTTGGCATGGACGAACTGTCCGAAGAGGACAAGATTGCTGTCGCCCGCGCCCGCAAGATAGAGCGCTTCCTGTCGCAGCCGTTCTTCGTCGCCGAAGTCTTCACCGGCTCGCCGGGCAAGCTGGTTGCTCTCGAAGACACGATCAAGGGCTTCAAGGGCCTCGTCAACGGCGAATACGATCACCTGCCGGAAGCTGCCTTCTACATGGTCGGCTCGATGGAAGAAGCGGTCGAAAAGGCCAAGAAGCTCGCAGCTGCTTAA
- a CDS encoding SDR family NAD(P)-dependent oxidoreductase, producing the protein MFHPRLFENRNVVVTGAGRGIGLEVARQFLDCGAKVIVHTGRKPGRDLPDFLLTAESERRALLLNADFSAVGGAAQFAEDTLAFFDKVDVLVNNAGTMLGRFPAATLTDAEYEAVVRLNQTSVVALTRALLPALKAASDAAIVNTVSISALTGGSPGSSIYSASKAFVATYSKALARELAPDGIRVNCVSPGTIETDFHERYSSREKLEQTRKSIPLQRLGTAEDCAPAYLFLAAPSLSGYITGQVIEINGGQLIC; encoded by the coding sequence GTGTTCCATCCCAGACTGTTCGAAAATCGCAATGTCGTGGTGACCGGCGCCGGCCGCGGCATCGGCCTTGAAGTGGCCCGGCAGTTCCTGGACTGCGGCGCGAAGGTGATCGTCCATACCGGGCGCAAGCCGGGACGCGACCTGCCGGATTTCCTGCTGACGGCTGAATCCGAAAGACGGGCGCTGCTGCTTAATGCCGATTTCTCTGCAGTCGGTGGGGCAGCGCAATTTGCCGAGGATACTCTCGCCTTCTTCGATAAGGTCGATGTGCTGGTCAACAATGCCGGCACCATGCTTGGCCGTTTTCCCGCCGCCACGCTCACCGATGCAGAATATGAGGCGGTCGTGCGTCTTAACCAGACATCGGTGGTGGCGCTGACGCGGGCGCTGCTGCCGGCATTGAAGGCGGCTAGTGATGCTGCCATCGTCAACACAGTTTCGATTTCGGCGTTGACCGGCGGCAGCCCCGGTTCCTCGATCTATTCGGCCTCGAAAGCCTTCGTTGCGACCTATTCCAAGGCGCTTGCCCGCGAGCTTGCACCGGACGGCATCCGCGTCAATTGCGTATCGCCGGGAACGATCGAGACGGATTTCCATGAGCGCTATTCCTCGCGCGAAAAGCTGGAGCAGACGAGAAAATCCATCCCCCTGCAGCGGCTCGGCACGGCGGAGGATTGTGCTCCCGCCTATCTGTTCCTGGCCGCTCCCTCGCTCTCGGGCTACATCACCGGACAGGTGATCGAGATCAATGGAGGTCAGCTTATCTGCTGA
- a CDS encoding ABC transporter ATP-binding protein gives MSDAMVELHNISKSFDGMKVLGDISLAVESGEFVSIVGPSGSGKSTVLRLLTQALRPDSGTMLFKGAPLEQAPHSFAFMPQRDALMPWRRIIDNAALGLEVRGMSRRAARAAVAPLFERFGLAGFEHHYPSELSGGMRQRAALLRTVVQTQDMLLLDEPFGALDALTRTQIQEWLQGMWTEHRWTALLITHDVREAVFLSDRIYVLSARPARIIREFRVPLPRPRSIADLGSPAAQAIETEILQTLLHPLEQDDFRPVGLKSESCSKLKS, from the coding sequence ATGAGCGATGCAATGGTTGAACTGCACAACATCTCGAAGTCATTCGACGGCATGAAGGTGCTGGGCGATATTTCACTCGCTGTCGAAAGCGGCGAGTTCGTTTCGATCGTCGGCCCATCCGGCTCCGGAAAATCGACGGTACTGAGATTGCTGACACAGGCGCTTCGGCCCGATTCCGGCACCATGCTTTTCAAGGGCGCGCCGCTGGAACAGGCGCCGCATTCCTTCGCCTTCATGCCGCAGCGCGATGCGCTGATGCCCTGGCGCCGGATCATCGACAATGCCGCACTCGGTCTCGAGGTGCGCGGCATGAGCCGCCGCGCGGCCCGCGCCGCCGTCGCGCCTCTGTTCGAGCGCTTCGGCCTCGCAGGCTTCGAGCATCACTATCCCTCCGAACTGTCAGGCGGCATGCGCCAGCGCGCCGCGCTGCTGCGCACCGTCGTCCAGACCCAGGACATGTTGCTGCTCGACGAGCCTTTCGGCGCCCTCGACGCGCTGACGCGCACGCAGATCCAGGAATGGCTGCAGGGCATGTGGACCGAACACCGTTGGACGGCGCTGCTGATCACCCATGATGTTCGCGAGGCCGTGTTCCTTTCCGACCGGATCTACGTGCTCTCGGCCCGTCCGGCGCGTATTATCCGCGAATTCCGCGTTCCCCTGCCCCGTCCGAGAAGCATTGCCGATCTCGGCTCGCCGGCGGCCCAGGCGATCGAAACCGAAATCCTGCAAACCCTGCTTCATCCGCTAGAACAGGATGATTTTAGACCGGTCGGCCTAAAATCTGAATCCTGTTCTAAGTTAAAGAGTTAG
- the soxR gene encoding redox-sensitive transcriptional activator SoxR encodes MDTIPAAPLGKLLTVGEVAERSGLAVSALHFYETKGLISSIRSRGNQRRYGRDVLRRLGIIKVAQRVGIPLSEIQAAFESLPQGRTPTVADWQTLSALWKDDLDARIRRLSLLRDRLTGCIGCGCLSIESCPLRNPCDRLGKEGPGARLLETEN; translated from the coding sequence ATGGATACAATTCCGGCAGCGCCGCTCGGCAAGCTCCTGACGGTTGGCGAAGTGGCGGAGCGCAGCGGCCTCGCCGTCTCGGCGCTGCATTTTTACGAGACCAAGGGGCTGATCTCGAGCATCCGCTCCCGCGGCAATCAGCGGCGCTATGGGCGCGATGTGCTTCGCCGGCTCGGGATCATCAAGGTGGCGCAGCGTGTCGGCATTCCGCTTTCGGAAATCCAGGCGGCGTTCGAGTCCTTGCCGCAAGGACGCACGCCGACCGTCGCCGACTGGCAGACGCTGTCGGCGCTGTGGAAGGATGATCTCGACGCGCGAATCAGGCGGCTTAGCCTGCTGCGCGACCGGCTGACCGGCTGCATCGGCTGCGGCTGCCTGTCGATCGAAAGCTGTCCGTTGCGCAACCCCTGCGACCGGCTCGGCAAGGAAGGGCCGGGCGCGCGGCTTCTGGAGACCGAAAACTAA
- a CDS encoding sugar transferase, whose protein sequence is MNAFTSKTNPRFDPSQRQDKTKTLVIANSNVRQPDSFSLIERKMAVRLSVKRLIDIVASLSALIVLAPLFLAIALFIKLDDGGPVFFRQIRWGLNGRKITVFKFRSMRAEACDPSGIQQTVKGDSRVTGVGALLRKTNIDELPQLFNVLRGEMSLVGPRCHAINMRAAGRLYEELVPDYHHRHIMRPGITGLAQTRGWRGPTARPLAARARIACDIYYVRNFSLLLDVKILFKTVVIELRGGTGF, encoded by the coding sequence ATGAATGCTTTTACTTCGAAGACGAATCCACGCTTCGATCCGTCTCAGCGTCAGGACAAAACCAAGACCCTGGTTATAGCGAACTCCAACGTTCGCCAGCCGGATAGCTTTTCCCTTATCGAAAGAAAGATGGCTGTGCGGCTCAGCGTGAAGCGGTTGATCGACATCGTCGCCTCACTCAGCGCCCTCATCGTGCTGGCGCCGCTTTTTCTGGCAATCGCTCTTTTCATCAAACTCGACGATGGCGGTCCGGTGTTTTTCCGGCAGATCCGCTGGGGGCTGAACGGCCGGAAGATCACGGTCTTCAAGTTCCGGTCGATGCGCGCAGAAGCTTGCGATCCCAGCGGCATTCAACAGACCGTCAAGGGCGACAGCCGGGTGACAGGCGTCGGCGCGCTGCTGCGCAAGACCAATATCGACGAGCTGCCGCAGCTTTTCAACGTTCTCAGGGGTGAGATGTCGTTGGTCGGCCCGCGCTGCCACGCCATCAATATGCGGGCAGCCGGCCGGCTCTACGAGGAATTGGTGCCGGACTACCACCACCGCCACATCATGCGCCCCGGCATCACCGGCCTTGCGCAGACGCGCGGCTGGCGCGGCCCGACGGCGCGGCCGCTGGCAGCCCGCGCTCGCATCGCCTGCGATATCTATTATGTCAGGAATTTCAGCCTGCTGCTCGACGTGAAGATCCTGTTCAAGACGGTCGTCATCGAGCTGCGCGGCGGCACCGGTTTCTGA
- a CDS encoding ABC transporter permease: MTPSKPSDSRLAALRSALYRGIPALLAGCAFLAAWELYVDLSGIKPSILPAPSRIVIQGWLNRESLISNTWPTLGATLGGFALSLAFAFAASILMDFVPFMRRALLPIFIASQTLPLVAIAPLVVLWFGFGLLPKILLVALVTFFPLLVALLQGYESTDRDIAELLNSMKASRWRIFRLARLPSSLPYFFAGLRISITYAVVGAIFAEYAGAARGLGIYILNAKNNFRPDLVLAAVVVSAVLTLCLFGATLLIQRLVMPWQQSGELRR, translated from the coding sequence ATGACACCGTCAAAACCATCGGATTCGCGACTTGCCGCGCTCCGCTCCGCTCTCTACCGGGGCATACCCGCCTTGCTCGCCGGCTGCGCCTTCTTGGCGGCATGGGAACTCTATGTCGATCTATCCGGCATCAAACCGTCCATCCTGCCGGCACCTTCGCGCATCGTCATCCAGGGCTGGCTGAACCGCGAGTCACTGATATCAAACACCTGGCCGACGCTCGGCGCGACACTCGGTGGTTTCGCCCTGTCGCTTGCCTTCGCCTTCGCCGCCTCGATCCTCATGGATTTCGTGCCTTTCATGCGCCGGGCATTGCTGCCGATCTTCATCGCCAGCCAGACCCTGCCGCTGGTGGCGATCGCCCCCCTCGTCGTCCTCTGGTTCGGCTTCGGCCTGTTGCCGAAGATCCTGCTGGTGGCGCTCGTCACCTTCTTCCCGCTGCTCGTCGCCTTGCTGCAGGGCTATGAATCGACCGATCGCGACATCGCCGAATTGCTGAATTCGATGAAGGCGAGCCGCTGGCGTATTTTCCGCCTGGCACGGCTTCCCTCCTCGCTGCCCTATTTCTTCGCCGGCCTGCGGATCTCGATCACCTATGCCGTCGTCGGCGCGATCTTTGCCGAATATGCCGGTGCCGCCCGCGGCCTCGGGATCTATATCCTCAACGCCAAGAACAACTTCCGCCCCGATCTCGTGCTCGCCGCCGTCGTCGTCAGCGCCGTGCTGACACTCTGCCTCTTCGGAGCGACGCTATTGATCCAGCGCCTCGTCATGCCCTGGCAACAATCCGGGGAGCTGCGCCGATGA
- a CDS encoding ABC transporter substrate-binding protein has protein sequence MLLLTRRQTIFAAIAASLAGHPAFAQSAPAKVRIALDWTPNTNHIGIYVAKAKGFYADAGLDVEILPFTDTSAGTLVSNGVADFGISSEIETLTQRAGGGDVKMVYGVVQTETARLIFKGGRDDIKSPKDLDGKTYGGFGGTWESALISAMIRNDGGKGDVKTVTLGTSAYEALDNGSIDFTLEIYTWEGIAAELENRKIGRFHYSDYGIPDEQTTVIVSSDAYLSASREHARAFIQATRKGYTYSVDHPDEACDLLISGSNGALMNTELVKASQKALIEGHFLKSEAGVIGKLDPAKAEALGSFLMENGILVDANGAALKEKPDFSTYYTNELLD, from the coding sequence ATGCTGCTTCTCACCCGTCGCCAGACGATCTTCGCCGCCATCGCGGCAAGCCTCGCCGGCCACCCCGCCTTCGCCCAATCGGCGCCCGCAAAGGTTCGCATCGCGCTCGACTGGACGCCCAACACCAACCATATCGGCATCTATGTCGCCAAGGCGAAGGGCTTTTATGCCGATGCCGGGCTCGATGTCGAGATTCTTCCCTTCACCGATACCAGCGCCGGAACGCTGGTGTCGAACGGCGTTGCCGATTTCGGCATCAGCAGCGAGATCGAGACCCTGACGCAGCGCGCTGGCGGCGGTGACGTGAAGATGGTCTACGGCGTCGTCCAGACGGAAACCGCACGCCTGATCTTCAAGGGCGGACGCGACGACATCAAGAGCCCGAAAGACCTCGACGGCAAGACCTATGGCGGCTTTGGCGGCACCTGGGAGAGCGCGCTGATCTCCGCGATGATCCGCAATGACGGCGGCAAAGGCGACGTCAAGACCGTCACCCTCGGCACCTCCGCTTACGAGGCGCTGGACAATGGCTCGATCGATTTCACGCTGGAGATCTACACCTGGGAAGGCATCGCTGCCGAACTGGAAAACCGGAAGATCGGCCGCTTCCACTATTCCGATTATGGCATTCCCGACGAGCAGACGACGGTCATCGTCTCCAGCGACGCCTATCTCTCCGCAAGCCGGGAACACGCCCGCGCCTTCATCCAGGCGACACGAAAGGGTTATACCTACTCCGTCGACCATCCCGACGAAGCCTGCGACCTGCTGATCTCTGGAAGCAACGGCGCACTGATGAATACGGAACTGGTAAAGGCTTCTCAGAAGGCATTGATCGAGGGGCACTTCCTGAAATCCGAAGCCGGTGTGATCGGTAAGCTCGACCCGGCAAAAGCCGAGGCCCTCGGCAGCTTCCTGATGGAGAACGGTATTCTGGTCGATGCGAATGGCGCCGCACTCAAGGAGAAGCCGGACTTTTCCACCTATTATACCAACGAACTTCTCGACTGA
- a CDS encoding acyltransferase family protein: protein MRLQERLAGADFLRATACLLVLAHHFALRLDMRRIPDELGPTANILRFGNFGVAVFFVLSGFLLAHPFWRALDAGSDMPSLRHYTIRRMARIAPGFWFAATTGFALSLTLLALPLTPELVLRYVSGLLFMSQWHWRTLFPVEADGPLWSIPFEVTSYVLLPVCFLLLFRLPFLRQRPLLTRFAWLCVITGVLLAHVLILTLFPLDDIERGWQYGLQGGAKEWMPRYNPIGFFAVFALGALAAGVEVMLPRRRSSWFDAAALLGLAIAAYRLVISPGGSAEAYGWLEIPYGFPVFPLAVATALVSLSHSQHLGRLLDNAPVRYIAKISFGIYIWQEIILILIQRLDPGSFGVSSENVVTGWLQSCGLAAALILLVATLSYFLLEKPAIDFGNRLTSRQPNRATPFKV from the coding sequence ATGCGACTACAAGAGAGACTGGCCGGAGCGGACTTTCTGCGCGCGACGGCCTGTCTGCTGGTGCTCGCCCACCACTTCGCGCTGCGGCTGGATATGCGCAGAATCCCTGATGAACTCGGACCGACCGCAAACATCCTCCGCTTCGGCAATTTCGGCGTCGCCGTCTTCTTCGTCCTCAGCGGCTTCCTTCTTGCCCATCCCTTCTGGCGCGCGCTCGACGCGGGCAGCGACATGCCGAGCCTGCGGCATTATACGATCCGCAGGATGGCGCGCATCGCTCCGGGCTTCTGGTTCGCCGCCACCACCGGCTTCGCCCTCAGCCTGACGCTGCTTGCCCTGCCGCTGACGCCTGAGCTTGTGCTCCGCTACGTCTCCGGGCTGCTGTTCATGAGCCAGTGGCATTGGCGCACCTTGTTTCCTGTCGAAGCCGACGGGCCGCTCTGGTCCATTCCCTTCGAGGTCACCAGCTATGTGCTCCTGCCGGTCTGCTTTCTCCTGCTGTTTCGTTTGCCATTCCTCAGGCAGCGCCCATTGCTTACCCGCTTCGCTTGGCTTTGTGTCATCACGGGCGTACTCCTCGCCCATGTGCTGATCCTGACCCTCTTTCCGCTCGACGACATCGAACGCGGCTGGCAGTACGGCCTGCAGGGCGGGGCGAAGGAATGGATGCCGAGATATAACCCGATCGGCTTCTTCGCCGTCTTCGCGCTCGGCGCGCTTGCCGCCGGCGTCGAGGTCATGCTGCCAAGAAGGCGCTCCTCCTGGTTCGATGCCGCAGCGCTCCTCGGCCTCGCCATTGCCGCCTACCGCCTCGTCATATCACCCGGCGGCTCTGCCGAAGCTTACGGCTGGCTCGAAATCCCCTACGGTTTTCCGGTCTTTCCGCTGGCGGTCGCAACGGCGCTCGTTTCGCTCAGCCATTCGCAACACCTGGGCAGGCTGCTCGACAACGCTCCTGTCCGCTATATCGCAAAGATCTCCTTCGGCATCTATATTTGGCAGGAGATCATTCTGATATTGATCCAGAGGCTCGACCCGGGTTCGTTCGGCGTTTCCTCGGAAAATGTCGTTACCGGCTGGCTGCAGTCTTGCGGATTGGCGGCAGCGCTCATCCTTCTGGTCGCAACCCTCAGCTACTTCCTGCTGGAAAAACCGGCGATCGATTTCGGCAACCGGCTGACATCTCGTCAACCCAATCGGGCTACTCCTTTCAAAGTATAA
- a CDS encoding LysR family transcriptional regulator — protein sequence MIDKLEFFIALANEKHFGRAAEECGISQPTLSAAIRQLEDQLGVMLVQRGSRFQGLTPEGQRVLEWARRIVGDARTMREEMRAARRGLSGHIRLAAIPTALAMLSRITTPFQERHPGVTFSIVSRNSLQVLSMLENLEIDAGITYLENEPLGRVTTVPLYAERYNLITAAGSPLSDRDNVTWREIGDLRLCLLTADMQNRRIINRHLTEAGATAHPTLESNSMIVLFSHVRTGRWASIMPRNVAKSFGFPVEIRMIPIVEPEAHHLVGLVAPYREPFTPLVSALLHEARVLVQDEEL from the coding sequence ATGATCGACAAGCTGGAATTCTTCATCGCCCTTGCCAATGAAAAGCATTTTGGCCGCGCCGCGGAGGAGTGCGGGATCTCGCAGCCGACGCTTTCGGCCGCCATCCGGCAGCTCGAGGATCAGCTCGGCGTCATGCTGGTGCAGCGCGGTTCGCGGTTCCAGGGGCTGACGCCGGAGGGGCAGCGCGTGCTCGAATGGGCCCGGCGCATCGTCGGCGATGCCCGCACGATGCGCGAGGAGATGCGCGCCGCGCGCCGCGGCCTTTCCGGCCACATTCGCCTCGCCGCCATTCCGACCGCACTTGCCATGCTGTCGCGCATCACCACGCCCTTTCAGGAGCGCCATCCCGGCGTGACCTTCTCGATCGTCTCGCGGAATTCTCTGCAGGTGCTGAGCATGCTCGAAAACCTCGAAATCGATGCCGGCATCACCTATCTCGAAAACGAGCCGCTCGGCCGCGTCACGACCGTTCCCCTTTATGCCGAGCGCTATAATCTGATCACGGCTGCCGGCAGCCCGCTATCTGATCGCGACAACGTGACCTGGCGGGAGATCGGCGACCTTCGGCTTTGTCTATTGACTGCCGACATGCAGAACCGCCGGATCATCAACCGCCACTTGACGGAAGCAGGCGCCACCGCGCATCCGACGCTCGAATCGAACTCGATGATTGTGTTGTTCTCGCATGTCAGGACTGGACGCTGGGCGAGCATCATGCCGCGCAACGTCGCCAAATCCTTCGGATTTCCAGTGGAAATCCGCATGATCCCGATCGTCGAGCCGGAGGCGCATCATCTGGTCGGCCTTGTTGCGCCTTATCGCGAGCCCTTCACGCCGCTTGTCTCGGCCTTGCTGCATGAAGCGAGAGTGCTCGTGCAAGATGAAGAACTTTGA
- a CDS encoding YkoF family thiamine/hydroxymethylpyrimidine-binding protein, translating into MFSGAQVSLYPMSGNFVGIILDAVKALDPYRDRLRIETDDISTLLVGPPDILFAAMHDLFIAAAKTGEHCVLSAAVSRGCPGEPDDAICGINPSLGQAEPLAERITAALAAVDITAETGQPTAAQFSLYVMGTGTHMDEIYGCIDFLKRSGTFDRAKNFCTRLSGDAGAVFTTIREAFFRFGEPEGHVTLDITVSANTAPRVFSDAQRTL; encoded by the coding sequence ATGTTCTCAGGCGCACAAGTGTCACTCTATCCGATGTCCGGCAATTTCGTCGGCATCATTCTCGATGCCGTCAAGGCGCTAGATCCCTATCGCGACCGGCTGCGCATCGAGACCGATGACATCTCCACACTGCTGGTCGGCCCGCCTGACATTCTCTTCGCCGCCATGCACGATCTTTTCATCGCCGCCGCAAAGACCGGCGAGCATTGCGTGCTGTCCGCTGCCGTTTCACGCGGCTGCCCCGGCGAACCCGACGACGCCATCTGCGGCATCAACCCCTCCCTCGGCCAGGCGGAGCCGCTTGCCGAGCGCATAACAGCCGCACTTGCCGCCGTTGACATCACCGCCGAAACCGGACAGCCGACCGCTGCGCAATTCTCGCTCTACGTCATGGGAACTGGTACCCATATGGACGAGATCTATGGCTGCATCGACTTCCTGAAGCGCTCCGGCACCTTCGACCGTGCCAAGAATTTCTGCACCAGGCTCTCTGGCGATGCCGGCGCGGTCTTCACCACCATTCGTGAGGCCTTCTTTCGCTTCGGCGAACCCGAAGGGCATGTGACCCTCGACATCACGGTGTCGGCCAATACAGCGCCGCGCGTCTTTTCAGACGCGCAAAGGACGCTGTAA
- a CDS encoding formate dehydrogenase subunit gamma encodes MTIHIAEGDIAARTRAIVADLRFLEGPLLPILHEVQQEFGYVPQEAMPVIAEELNLSRAEVHGVVTFYHDYRDHPAGRHVLKLCRAEACQSMGGDALAERVKALLGIDFHQTTLDGGVTLEPVYCLGLCACAPAVMLDGEVYGRVDDQTAAELVAEARR; translated from the coding sequence ATGACCATTCATATCGCCGAAGGCGATATTGCAGCACGCACCCGAGCCATCGTCGCCGATCTTCGCTTTCTCGAAGGGCCGCTGCTTCCCATTCTGCACGAGGTTCAGCAAGAATTTGGCTACGTGCCGCAGGAAGCCATGCCTGTTATCGCGGAGGAATTGAACCTCTCCCGCGCTGAGGTGCATGGCGTGGTGACCTTCTATCACGATTATCGCGACCATCCCGCCGGCCGGCATGTGCTGAAGCTCTGTCGCGCCGAAGCCTGTCAGTCGATGGGCGGCGATGCGCTGGCTGAACGCGTCAAGGCGCTGCTCGGCATCGATTTTCATCAAACGACGCTCGATGGCGGCGTGACGCTGGAGCCGGTCTACTGTCTCGGGCTCTGCGCCTGCGCGCCGGCAGTTATGCTCGACGGCGAGGTCTATGGCCGGGTCGACGATCAGACGGCGGCGGAACTCGTCGCGGAGGCACGCCGATGA